CTGATCGAACTGAAGAAGAAGGACGAGGCGCGGGCCGTGCTGCAGAAGCTCATCGACGCCCCCGTCGATCCCGAGTGGGCGCCCGAGGATCGCGAGTTCAAGCAAAAGGGGGCGGCGCTGCGCGCTGCGCTGCGGTAGTCAGTACTTGTAGAACCCGTGGCCGGATTTCTTCCCGAGCCGCCCGGCCAGGACCATCCGCTTGAGCAGCGGCGGCGGCGCGTATGCCGGTTCGCGGTACTCCTCGAACATGATGTTGGCGATGTAGTAGGTCGTGTCCAGGCCGACGAAATCGAGGAGCGTGAACGGCCCCATCGGATAGCCGGTGCCCAGCTTCATCCCCTTGTCGATGTCTTCGATCGTGCCCAGACCGTTCTCGTACGAGCGGATCGCGTCGAGCAGGTACGGCACCAGCAGGCGGTTGACGATGAAACCGGGCTTGTCGGGCGCGGTGATCGGCTCCTTGCCGAGCGACTGCGCGAAGGCGAACACCGTGCGGTAGGTCTCGTCGCTGGTGGTGAGCCCGCGGATCACTTCGACCAGCTTCATCAGCGGCACCGGATTGAAGAAATGCAGCCCGGCGAAGCGATCGGGACGCTTCGTCTTCGCCGCCAGCTCGGTGATGCACAACGACGAGGTGTTCGAGCAGAAGATGGCATGGTCGGCGACGACCCGGTCGAGCACGCCGTACGCCTTCGTCTTCTCGTCGATGTTCTCGATGATCGCCTCGACGACGAGATCGCAGTCCTTCAGGTCCTCGAGCCGCGTCGTGCCGGTCAGGTTGCCCAGCGTGCGGTCCTTTTCCTCCGCGGTGACCTTCCCCTTCTCGACGCCGCCGGCGAGGAACTTCTCGATCCG
This region of Vicinamibacterales bacterium genomic DNA includes:
- a CDS encoding 3-hydroxybutyryl-CoA dehydrogenase, producing MAIKTVGVLGCGLMGAGIAQVSAAAGYKTIVREVEDGFLEKGIGRIEKFLAGGVEKGKVTAEEKDRTLGNLTGTTRLEDLKDCDLVVEAIIENIDEKTKAYGVLDRVVADHAIFCSNTSSLCITELAAKTKRPDRFAGLHFFNPVPLMKLVEVIRGLTTSDETYRTVFAFAQSLGKEPITAPDKPGFIVNRLLVPYLLDAIRSYENGLGTIEDIDKGMKLGTGYPMGPFTLLDFVGLDTTYYIANIMFEEYREPAYAPPPLLKRMVLAGRLGKKSGHGFYKY